A region of Nostoc sp. 'Peltigera membranacea cyanobiont' N6 DNA encodes the following proteins:
- a CDS encoding TIGR02587 family membrane protein, with the protein MTTKRQKNIWKSEINDITRGACGGFLFGIPLLYTMEVWWIGSRAKPQLMMIAIALMFIVVYLLNQTEGFRKRRYSWLADQAAMDTVKAIAIGLACSTFVLLLLRELTPETSLKESLGKIIFESVPFALGVALANQLLGDSRNSDGEGQEPERINSTTNHKGDELNATFADLSATLIGATVIAFNIAPTDEITMLAAAASPPWELAMIATSLLISYGIVFQAGFSDQQKRRQQKGIFQRPSSETIMSYLVSLLAGAFMLWFFQKLAFSDPWTMWLDHTLMLGLPATIGGAAGRLAI; encoded by the coding sequence GTGACAACAAAACGTCAAAAAAATATATGGAAGAGTGAGATTAATGACATTACTCGGGGTGCTTGTGGAGGTTTTTTATTTGGTATACCTTTACTGTACACAATGGAGGTTTGGTGGATTGGATCGCGGGCCAAACCACAACTGATGATGATAGCGATCGCATTGATGTTTATTGTGGTTTACTTGCTCAATCAGACAGAAGGCTTTCGGAAACGCAGATATAGCTGGCTAGCCGATCAAGCTGCAATGGATACCGTAAAAGCGATCGCGATCGGACTAGCTTGCTCTACATTTGTCCTGCTACTATTGCGAGAATTGACACCAGAAACTTCTCTAAAAGAATCTTTAGGAAAAATCATCTTTGAAAGTGTGCCTTTTGCTCTCGGTGTAGCATTAGCCAACCAGTTGTTGGGAGATAGTAGAAACAGTGATGGAGAAGGACAAGAACCCGAGCGAATAAACAGCACAACCAACCACAAAGGGGATGAGTTAAATGCTACCTTCGCCGATTTGAGTGCAACTCTCATTGGTGCAACTGTAATTGCATTTAACATTGCTCCAACAGACGAAATTACCATGCTTGCAGCCGCAGCCTCGCCACCTTGGGAGTTAGCAATGATTGCCACATCTTTACTGATTTCTTATGGCATTGTATTTCAGGCAGGCTTTTCTGACCAGCAAAAACGAAGACAGCAAAAGGGAATTTTCCAACGACCATCAAGTGAAACCATCATGTCCTACCTAGTATCACTGCTAGCAGGCGCTTTTATGCTATGGTTCTTTCAAAAATTAGCTTTTAGCGACCCTTGGACAATGTGGTTAGACCACACATTGATGTTGGGCTTACCTGCAACTATTGGCGGTGCAGCCGGAAGGTTAGCAATATGA
- a CDS encoding glucose 1-dehydrogenase: MTKLEGKIALVTGGNSGIGLATAKQFVAEGAYVYITGRRQVELDAAVEAIGKNVTAVQSDVSNLADLDRLFATIKQEQGHLDIIFANAGGGQIAPLGAITEEHFDKTFNVNVKGLLFTVQKALPLLPEGASIILNASITSIKGTPAFSVYSATKAAVRSFARNWILDLRERKIRVNAISPGVVPTPGYDHLGLNDQQLQEFVDSQASTIPLGRVGTPDEIAKAVVFLASDDSSFVNGIELFVDGGMAQI, from the coding sequence ATGACAAAACTAGAAGGAAAAATCGCCCTTGTCACGGGTGGCAATAGTGGTATCGGTCTTGCTACAGCCAAACAGTTTGTTGCTGAAGGTGCTTATGTCTACATCACAGGTCGTCGGCAAGTCGAACTGGATGCTGCTGTAGAAGCCATTGGTAAAAATGTTACGGCTGTGCAGAGCGATGTTTCTAATCTGGCAGACCTCGATCGTCTGTTTGCCACCATTAAGCAAGAGCAAGGACACCTCGATATCATCTTCGCTAATGCTGGCGGTGGACAAATTGCCCCACTTGGAGCAATCACTGAGGAACACTTTGACAAAACATTCAACGTAAACGTCAAAGGTTTGCTGTTCACCGTACAAAAGGCGCTGCCACTGTTACCAGAGGGCGCTTCTATTATCCTGAATGCTTCGATTACTTCTATAAAAGGTACGCCAGCTTTCAGTGTTTATAGCGCCACCAAAGCCGCCGTGAGATCCTTTGCTCGAAATTGGATACTCGACCTCAGAGAACGCAAGATCCGAGTGAATGCCATTAGCCCTGGTGTGGTTCCGACTCCTGGTTACGATCATTTGGGACTCAATGACCAGCAGTTGCAAGAATTCGTGGACAGCCAAGCCAGCACCATCCCACTGGGACGAGTCGGCACACCCGATGAGATTGCCAAAGCCGTTGTCTTTCTCGCTTCAGATGACAGCAGCTTTGTGAACGGCATTGAGTTGTTTGTCGATGGCGGTATGGCACAGATTTGA